In Patagioenas fasciata isolate bPatFas1 chromosome 2, bPatFas1.hap1, whole genome shotgun sequence, a single window of DNA contains:
- the OPRK1 gene encoding kappa-type opioid receptor, translating into MDAPVQIFREEPDSTCSPGPCRPPSTSSSWILGWMDYESNATRAFEDTQHNHTSISPAIPIIITAVYSVVFVVGLVGNSLVMFVIIRYTKMKTATNIYIFNLAMADALVTTTMPFQSTEYLMNSWPFGDVLCKIVISIDYYNMFTSIFTLTMMSVDRYIAVCHPVKALDFRTPLKAKIINICIWLLSSSVGISAIVLGGTKVREDTASTECSLQFPDRDYVWWDIFMKICVFVFAFVIPVLIIVVCYTLMILRLKSVRLLSGSREKDRNLRRITRLVLVVVAVFIVCWTPIHIFVLVEALGDVSHSTAAISSYYFCIALGYTNSSLNPILYAFLDENFKRCFKDFCFPFKTRMDRQSTSRVRNTVQDPAYMRETDGTNKPV; encoded by the exons ATGGATGCCCCCGTACAGATTTTCCGTGAGGAGCCAGACTCCACCTGCTCCCCGGGGCCCTGTCGTCCCCCtagcaccagcagcagctggatcCTGGGCTGGATGGACTATGAGAGCAATGCCACCAGGGCCTTTGAGGACACCCAGCACAACCACACCAGCATCTCCCCTGCCATCCCCATCATCATCACTGCTGTCTACTCAGTGGTCTTCGTTGTCGGCTTGGTGGGAAACTCTCTGGTCATGTTTGTCATCATAAG GTACACAAAGATGAAGACAGCAACCAACATCTACATTTTCAATCTGGCTATGGCAGATGCGCTAGTTACCACAACTATGCCTTTCCAAAGTACTGAGTACCTGATGAACTCTTGGCCTTTTGGTGATGTGCTGTGTAAAATAGTTATTTCAATTGACTATTATAACATGTTTACCAGCATATTCACACTGACAATGATGAGTGTTGATCGATACATTGCTGTGTGTCACCCTGTGAAGGCTCTGGACTTCCGTACACCTCTCAAGGCAAAGATAATCAACATCTGTATCTGGCTATTGTCCTCATCTGTTGGTATATCTGCAATAGTTCTTGGAGGTACCAAAGTCAGGGAAG ATACTGCTAGCACTGAATGCTCCTTACAATTTCCAGACAGAGATTACGTGTGGTGGGACATCTTCATGAAAATCTGTGTCTTTGTCTTTGCATTTGTTATTCCCGTTCTCATAATAGTTGTTTGCTATACTCTGATGATCCTGCGCCTTAAAAGTGTACGGCTTCTCTCAGGGTCTCGAGAAAAAGACCGAAACCTGCGCCGCATCACTAGGTTGGTTCTTGTGGTTGTGGCAGTTTTTATTGTCTGTTGGACTCCTATTCACATTTTTGTGCTGGTTGAAGCCTTAGGGGATGTGTCTCACAGTACTGCTGCAATATCCAGCTATTACTTCTGTATTGCTTTGGGTTACACCAACAGCAGCCTCAATCCAATCCTTTATGCTTTTTTGGATGAGAACTTCAAGAGATGCTTCAAGGACTTCTGCTTCCCCTTTAAGacgaggatggacaggcagagcACCAGCAGAGTCAGAAACACTGTGCAAGACCCGGCTTATATGAGGGAGACAGATGGGACAAACAAACCTGTATGA